One genomic window of Candidatus Binatia bacterium includes the following:
- a CDS encoding DUF4336 domain-containing protein, whose translation MPRALRQLAENLWVAERPQTFYGLPVGTRMTVMRLHGERLLLHSPVALDAELRRQLDALGRVSYAVAPNRVHHLYAGRVAEHYPGARLWVAPGLDRKRPDLVFEGVLGDVAPEEWHDEIEQVFFRGRPYENEVTFFHRASRTLILCDLAFNFGPRAAFTTRLLMKLLRSYGHLGPSKLDPLLIRDRAAARASLQRILAWDFDRIVVAHGEVLEGGGHATLRQGYEWLLSEP comes from the coding sequence ATGCCGCGCGCGCTGCGACAGTTGGCAGAGAACCTGTGGGTCGCCGAACGGCCACAGACGTTCTACGGACTGCCTGTGGGTACGCGTATGACCGTGATGCGGCTGCACGGCGAGCGCTTGCTGCTGCACTCGCCGGTGGCGCTCGACGCCGAGCTGCGCCGTCAGCTCGATGCGCTGGGCCGGGTCTCCTACGCGGTGGCGCCCAACCGCGTCCATCACCTGTACGCCGGCAGGGTCGCCGAGCACTATCCCGGTGCGCGTCTGTGGGTGGCGCCCGGGCTCGACCGCAAGCGTCCCGACCTCGTCTTCGAGGGGGTGCTCGGCGACGTCGCGCCCGAGGAGTGGCATGACGAGATCGAGCAGGTGTTCTTCCGAGGCCGACCGTACGAAAACGAGGTGACGTTCTTCCACCGCGCCAGCCGCACGCTCATCCTGTGTGACCTGGCTTTCAACTTCGGCCCCCGTGCCGCTTTCACCACACGCCTGCTGATGAAGCTCCTGCGCAGCTACGGGCACCTCGGTCCGTCGAAGCTCGACCCGTTGCTGATACGGGATCGCGCCGCCGCGCGCGCAAGCCTGCAACGCATTCTCGCCTGGGACTTCGATCGCATCGTTGTCGCGCACGGCGAGGTTCTGGAAGGCGGCGGCCACGCAACCCTGCGACAGGGGTATGAGTGGCTATTGTCCGAACCGTGA
- a CDS encoding NAD-dependent epimerase/dehydratase family protein — protein sequence MVTGAAGFLGFALVRRLLADGDAVRAIVLPDDPQRRTLEALGTTHSQLAVFPGSVTDPTSIAAAFPGATRVFHAAALVHAWAPWERFYTVNVGGTQVVARLAREAAVARFVLVSTSDVFGLPDGQRPLDESSPLREWGEPYADTKIAAERWLRSFASESGLPLTIVYPGWIYGPGDRAFFPSLADAIRRGAMFFWFRGAKLPWVYIDNMVDACVLAGTHPAARDRAYIVHDDSDGPTLEEVCAKIAAAIGVRPPRRHVPYAAAYAVAVAGELVWRLAHLRGAPPLTTADVKAFGQQFHLSTAKIRRELGWTPRLGVEDGMRRAIAFLRNAA from the coding sequence GTGGTCACCGGAGCGGCCGGGTTCCTTGGCTTCGCCCTGGTGCGGCGCCTGCTCGCCGACGGGGACGCCGTGCGCGCCATCGTACTGCCCGACGACCCGCAGCGCCGCACCCTCGAGGCGCTCGGCACCACGCATTCGCAACTCGCAGTCTTCCCCGGCAGCGTTACCGACCCGACATCGATTGCGGCGGCGTTCCCCGGAGCGACGCGCGTGTTTCACGCCGCCGCTCTGGTGCATGCGTGGGCACCCTGGGAGCGCTTCTACACCGTCAACGTCGGCGGCACTCAGGTGGTGGCCAGGCTGGCCCGCGAAGCCGCCGTCGCCCGTTTCGTGCTCGTCAGCACCAGCGACGTCTTCGGACTTCCGGACGGTCAGCGCCCGCTTGACGAGTCGAGCCCTTTGCGCGAGTGGGGCGAACCGTACGCGGACACCAAGATCGCCGCCGAACGATGGTTGCGATCGTTTGCGAGCGAAAGCGGCCTCCCGCTCACGATCGTCTACCCGGGCTGGATCTACGGACCGGGCGACCGCGCGTTCTTTCCGTCGCTGGCCGATGCCATTCGCCGGGGCGCGATGTTCTTCTGGTTTCGCGGCGCGAAGTTACCTTGGGTCTACATCGACAACATGGTCGACGCCTGCGTGCTCGCCGGTACGCACCCCGCGGCGCGAGATCGGGCATACATCGTGCACGACGACAGCGACGGGCCGACGCTGGAGGAGGTGTGCGCAAAGATCGCCGCCGCGATCGGCGTCCGGCCACCCCGGCGGCACGTCCCCTACGCCGCGGCGTACGCCGTCGCCGTGGCGGGCGAGCTGGTGTGGCGGCTCGCTCACCTGCGCGGGGCGCCGCCGTTGACCACCGCCGACGTCAAGGCCTTCGGGCAGCAGTTTCACCTGTCGACGGCGAAGATTCGTCGTGAACTCGGCTGGACACCGCGCCTTGGGGTCGAGGACGGCATGCGTCGTGCCATCGCTTTCCTGCGCAACGCGGCGTAG